Genomic DNA from Dioscorea cayenensis subsp. rotundata cultivar TDr96_F1 chromosome 1, TDr96_F1_v2_PseudoChromosome.rev07_lg8_w22 25.fasta, whole genome shotgun sequence:
ATCAGCAAGTGgcgatcttcttcttcttcttcttccattctctGATATTTCTAATTAAGCTTTCCTTGTCGGATTGATCGGGATGGCCCCGCCGGGGCCATTATTCCACCCTCCCCCTCCAGGTTCCAAGGCTGGAATCTCATGGGCTAAAGTTGTTTCAACTGGATCCAAACCTAACTCCTTTGAGAACCCTCCTCATCTTCAAAAAGAGCACTTCGATAAAATCAAGTAATACTCTGCAGCCTCGGTGGCGATTGGAGATGATCTTTGGCAACTGGCTCGTGTGAAGATGCAAACCTCTCTGTATGCCAAATTCCTTGGCAAATCTCTTCCTCTGGACCAAGTTAAGTTAGCCTTGGCGGATGCTTGGAGAGATCTGGGAACTTTCACTATGGATGATCTCCCCAATGGCTTCTACTATGTCTGTTGTGAAACTCCTGAAATGCAGAATCGCCTCCTTTGGGATGGCCCCTGGATGGTTGCTGGTCGCATCCTTCAACTGACTCCCTCGTTTGAATCCTTTCAACCGGCCTTTGAGAAACTTGCCCTGGCTGCAGTTTGGATCCAAATCTACCACCTTCCTATAGAGTTATGGGAAAAGGAAATCCTAGAGGTGATTGCTTCTCAGTTTGGTAGGATTCTTAAGGTCGATGAGCATATCCTTGATCACTCGAGAATGAGATATGCCAGAATTTGTGTGGAGCTTGATCTTAGTAGACCTCTTCAGCAAGGCACCTGGGTGAAATATGGCGATTTCTctgtttttgttcttgttttataTGAGAAATTACTTGTTTTCAGTTACAGATATGGAACGGTAGGTCATGGTAAAGCTCACTACGCTGTCAGCAATCCCTAGATCCCTAGATCTCATGTGCCCTAATGGGAGGTCCCCCAAGAGCTGGTGCAAGAGAATCCAGGGATGCAGGTTGATGGGGCTGCAGTTGCGCAGGAGCCCTTCAATGAGCTTGAAAAATCTGGGGATGGTGAGTCGGTCCTTGGCTTACTCCTCAAAGACGTTGAAACTCTATTCGGGGGCATTCCTCTGGTAGAGGCGGTCGTGGTGGTGCTCCGGCTCGTCTCTGTAGCCGAAACCCTAATTTGGCCCAACAAAGTGGGAACGATGAGGGAGAGACTGACGCGAGGCCACCTGTATGGTTGCCTTCTAGACACGTGGCAGATCCCTCTTCATCCCATGCTAAATGTGGAGGCAAGGTTGGGAGAGGAGGGCATTCTCGTCCTTTCCCCAATGCCTCGATTCCTCCGCACCTAAACCATGTGGATCACGTGCTTCTTTCTTCTGGTCCCGAGAACTTCGACCCTCTTACTCCTTCTGACGATCCCTCTAGCCCCTCGAGGACGCTACCCTCTCCTCATCTCAATCCTCATGCTAAAGGCAAAGAAATCTTCAACGATCCTTCCACTAACGTCACTTCTAGCTTGGGAGAAAGTGAAAGCTGACCATTGGGATTTCCAACAGCAGTCTCTTTGCCTTCTTCCAAGAAAGAAGATTTCTCCTCTTAGCCTTTACTCACCACTTCAAACAGTACCCCTCTCCAAGGGGAAATCTCTAGTCCAGTAGATCACCATACCCTGTTGGTCTCCAAGATGGTGGATGCTCTCTCTTGCAGAGGAAGAAGTGATGGTCATATGGAAGAGGACATGGAGGAAGAAGTGTCTGATACCTCCGACTCTCTCCCAGAAGCTGATGATGATATGGTCCTTTATCAATACTAGAAAGATGTTAAGCTGGAATCTCTGGCAAGGAGAGAGCCCTCAAGGAGCGGCATGAAATCAAAAAAAGGGCGAAAATCTTTAAGCTCCTAGCTTCTCTCCTCTTGTCTTTCCATTCCTTTTGTTATGTTTATAGATACTAAAATCTTTTCTTGGAATTACAGGGGGCTTTCGAACTCCCGGACGGTGGAGTATCTCTTTGATATTATGCATAGATTAAAGCcagattttatttgtttattggaaACTAAAACTAATTCTGATCGCATCCTTCGTTTTTGTAACAGACTTAAACCCAGATGGGATTGGGCCACCATCCTTGCTTCCGGCTTCTCTGGAGGAATTTTGATTCTCTGGAGACAGCAAGTGGGGTGTGTTACCCCGATCGCCATCTCCAAGCTTGCTCTCCATCTTGTCATCACGACATCCTTTGACTCCTGGGTTCTTTTTGCAATTTATAACTCTCAGATGCTCTCAGATCACAAAGCTCTTTGGACTCCCTCTCTACCACTCCTTACTCAACATCCCCTGGGTCCTCACGGGGGATTTCAATGCCATTTTTAGTAAGGATGAGCATTTGGGTGGTCCTTTCATTAACTATGCTTCCAAGGCTAAGTATTTCTAACCTATTAGATCTTGGTTTTGTTGGCCCTTGTTTTACCTAGTGTAACAATCAAGAGGGTTTGGCTCACAAATGGGCCAGACTCAATTGTTTCTTAGCTAATTCTAGTTGGTTTTGCAGGTTTACTTTTATCTCTAATCAACACCTTGCTTGCCTCAACTCGGACCATTCTCCGTTATTCCTTACAGCTTGTTCTGAGACCTTCTCCTCTAATAAAATCTTTCGCTTCGATAACTTCTAGCTTGATTATGAGGGTTGTCATAATAGCGTGCTTAATGCCTAGAATATTGACTCTAATGCTACCCCTATGCATTCCTTTTCCCACTCTATCGTACTAAAACTAGCCTTCTCAGGTGGCAACGCTTTGGGATAGTCAAATTGAGATGGAGATTGCTAATATTGAAAAGGAGATCCTCATCATGGATGAGGGTTCCTCGGCCTAGGACGATTTCTGGAGGAACACCTGGCTACGTGCTTTGAGAAATCGTCACAAGGCTCTCCTCGggcaaaaaactattttttgggGTCAACGAGCCAAGAGTCTATGTCTTAGTAAAGGTGATCAAAATTCTAACTACTTTCACACCTCAGTCAAAATCAGGAGGTATAGAAATCGTATCAAAGCAATCAAAAATGATTTTGGTGTGACCTTTACTGAACATTCTGATATTGTGaattgtttctctgatttctatCATAAACTTTGGTCTACCTCTTCTAATTTAAATCAGGATTCTCTCTTTAATATGATACCGGATGATTACCCTATTTTGAGTGAAGAGGATAGAGCGGCTTTGATTAAATCTATCACTAAGCGTGAGGTTTATCGAACCCTCTCCTCTATGCCACGGGGTAAAAGTCCTGGCCCTGATGGACTCAATGTTGAGTTCTATGTGTTTTATTGGAATATTATTGGtgatcatttttttcaaatctatatccctttttttttttaatacttctCAGATGCCTTCTTCTTGGGGTAAGACCTTTATAactttgattttgaaaaaagaCAACCCTTTAACTATTAGTGATTTCCGGCCAATTTCGCTCtgtaatgtttgttataaaGTGATTGCTAAACTCTTAGCCAATAGACTTCGTCTTGTTATGAATCTGGTGGATATTGAGCAGAATGGGTTTATTTCTGGGTGTGGCGCTTATGACAACACAATTGCAGCCCAAGAAATAACTCATAGCTTAGAATCTGATTCCTCTGTCCTCCCTAGGATGATCCTTAAAGTCAATGTGGAAAAAGCCTTTGACACTATTGAATGGAATGTTGTTCTTACAAACCTTCAAATAATGCTTTTCCCTGAGCgctggatttcttggattaaaAATTATCTTTCCTCTGCCTCTTTCTCCTTTATTATTAATGGTAAACACTCCAATTGGATCTCTAGTAGCAGGGGTGTTCGTCAGGGTGATCCTCTTTCCCCCTTACTTTTTATCCTAATCTCCCAAACTCTTACTACTATCCTAAACAAAGCATGTACCCTCAACCTGGTCCCTGGGTTTAACTGTAACCTTcccaaaaattttaatcatcatATGTTTGCGGATGATCTTATCCTAGTCACTAGTGCCTCTAGAAAAGTGGCTAGAAATTCTCTTTTTTGTCTTAATCTTTATCATAAGCTTACTGaccaaaaacctaattttttataaatctgCAATTTTTCTACCCTCCTGGTGTAACCCTAAAATCGCCAAAGCTATTTCTAGGATACTGGGCATTAAGCTTGGCAACTTTCCCTTCACATATCTGGGAATTCCTATCTCCCCCAAAACACTTCCTATTAATCAACTCAATTTTCTTCCTTCTCGTGTCAACTCTGCAATTCATTCTTGGAACCATTCTATCATTTCCACTGTTGGCCGCGTTGTCTTGCTTAACAACACAATATTTGCCATTCCCAATTATTTCTTTTCAGTCATGAACATTCCTCTTTCCATTTTGGACTCGATCTCTAAGATGGTTCGGGACTTCCTCTAGGGTAGGAAGGGCATTGGTAACGGCTTCCATTCTGTGGGTTGGTCTCTTACTACCCAAAGCAAGCCTAAGGGAGGATTTGGAATTAGAAACCTCAGATTAGTCTCACACTCTATTATGGCTAAAAACATTTTCGCTATTCTTAATTCAGATAACAAACTTTGGGTGGatattttcaaagataaatATAAGAATTGGCACCCTTGGATCAATGAGTCTATCCCTGGTTCTTCCTGgttttataaatcaatttgtaacTCTGCTGATTTTCTCAAGCATAATCTTTCAATTAAATCTGTCCATCCTTCTTGTGTGGATTGGTTGAGGGACCCCTGTCTTCTTAATCTTCCAATTAATCATAAACCCACCTTCATTGATATGGATTTAGACCTCTCAAATTTCCACTTCTTTGACTTCTTTGTCAATGATAGCATTAATGCTACTCTTCTTAACTTAACTTTTGGTAACAATTTAAACTTGGAGGTGCCTCAAAGATTTGCGATTGATCACGCTGTTAATCCTCTTTGGATTTGGGCATCTCCAACTCATAAAACAATTCTTGCTGCCTCGGTATATGACACCATCAGTTCTAATGCTATGTGTTCCAACCCTTGGGATGGCCGGAACCAAATATGGAAACTTTGTGCTATTCTGAGGGTTAAGTTCTTTATTTGGAAATTGATACATGGGAAGCTTTCTACTAGTGCTCTGCTTTACAGGTTAAATATTGGCCCTTTCAGCTTATGCCCTTTTTGCGGACTTGAAGAGGAAACTGCTGATCATATTATTTGGTCTTGCTCCAAGATGGCTGGCTCTTGGATCTCTATCCTTCATTCCATTGGCCTTATTGCTAATGATCCCACTTTCCTCTCCTCTGGGCCTTAGCTGACTTTCTAAAAATTCTCTAGATCTAGTTGTGCTTAGGCCAGAGCTCTTATTGCTTCTCTGGCTTGGCTCACATGGAAAGAAAGGTGTAATGTCATTTTTAAGAAGCTGCAACCCAGATTTGATACCCTCGCGGCCAGAGCTACTTCTATTTGCTCTGATTTTTTCTTTGCCTCTGCCAAGATCTACAGGGAGTTCTCTAAGTCAATCTCCTCTTACCACCTCCCTATCGATTACTATTTTTACTGATGCCTCTTGGTCTTCAGGAACAAACATTTCTGGGTTGGGGTTTATTATTCTCACTTCTAATGGTCAAATCTTGATCGCAGGATCTCTGGGTGATGTCCATCCTTCTCCCCTGGCTGCCGAATTGGATGCTATGGCTCTGGCCTTGGAAGCTTGCTTGGAGCGCCACTGGACTCCCTCTCGGATTTGTTGTGATTGCCCTGGGATTATCAATCTGATTGAGAACCATCATCCTTGCATTGCTTGGAAATTCAACACTGAAGCTCAGAAGCTCAAGAATCTTCTCAAGTCCTTCCCCGATATCGCTCTTTTCTCCATTCCTCGGGAAGATAACAACATTACTGATAAGCTTGCTTTTTTTGGCAAACTTAATCCTCAACACTCCTTTTCTCCAGGGGTTCGAACTGTCCAAGATGGCTTCTCGAGCTCTGCCTAGCCAAAAACCTCTTCTTCTAACTCtgttttttgttgctttctttttgttttcttagcttctTGCTCTTactctccaaaaaaaaaaaaaggggatcATTGATCCGGTCTTCAATTAGAGGAGAGCTCCCACCAAAACTAGGATAGCACCATAAGAAGTCAAGGCTACATTTGATAGTCCCAACTTACGTCTTTTCAAACATAGGTGACACAAAATCAAAAAAAGGAATGCATGgtcaattttaaataaaatcataatgaatGAGAGGAGACATTCGTTGAATATGTTGTTATTTCTCTATAGGAAAATGTTACCATGTCTTTCCATATCTCAAATATAACATGTTGTTGTTATTGCCTTGATCACCAATTCAATTAACAACCTTGTGATTTACAATAAGCCTAAAAAATCCATGACATGGGTTGGATATTATACAGCTAAAGCACATTATAACTTGATAAGTACTCGAACAAATGTATTAATGTACTACATATTACTAAGATTTTGTAGTTAAAGGATTATACCCCTTCTTTTGTGATAAACCACATAGatttgataaaagaaaataaagagtgcAGAGTATAATAAAATAGAGACACTAGGAGATAGAGCAAAGTGCAGAGTATAGAAAAAAGGTCCACTAGAtgtgagtgagaaagaagacacCAAGTAGGGGCATCtggaaagaataaaatagaATCCTCAACTACAAGCCCCCTCAATGAGCAAAAGTGGTGACACTAGTTGGATCCCTGGTTGGTCATCACATCTTCTCTAGGATCACTCATATCCCCTCCTCGAGACCCTAGAAAGTAAAAGCTATGCTTTGTTAAAGTGATCAAAATCTCCAGCTTGGCACTTTTTAGCTCTACAGCTGCAGACATCCACAACAAACACACATGAGTGATTCTCAAGACAATCGTACTTGGCGGGAGcaatgcaaaattaaaattgcaCTCAACGTTTAATAACAAGATATACTATATAATAGCTTTGGCCAAAAAATCTCAAGTTGTGTTGAGATGGCCCCTAAGCTGGGCTCTATAAGGCCCCCATAACTCTACCATGGAGTTTGGCCATTCAGTAGAAGAAGTGGCCAAAGAAATCCCAAATATATTCCATGAAAGAACACTAAATTAAAAGATAGTCTATCGATTCAACCACGTCATGGCAAACAACGCAAGTGGCAATCGAGAGATTgttgttctttcttttataatctgtgtttctttttctttcttattttgtacCTTTCCTTATgttctcttttttaataaagtagtggtttatccacttttattaaaaaaaaaattgaggaccATCTCTTACAATCTCTGTTATCTAGTTGGGCACAGGAAATCCGCCCAAATATCTTCAGCAAAGAAGGCTTAACAACTGGGAGGATAGCAAGGAAGGAGTGAATTAGGTTAATGACAAAGCCTATTGGGAATTGAGTGTTACTAACAGTGTCCAGCCATAGGAACATTGGTGCATAATCCTCCACCCAACAGTCCCACCATATAAAGGTGGTGTTGAGACAACTCATGATACCATTTTAGAAGAACGGTGTACCCTTGGGAAATTTTTGATGTAGATTTCAAAGGTGCACCTTTGGGGTAGTGATTGAACTAAATAACTTTATATCCACACCaatctattttgattaaaatcttccaccaccacttatCAAGGAGAGCAATATTAAAGTCAGCCATGTTTAAAATACCCCAACCACATTGCTTTCTTAGTCGGCAAAATCTTTTCCAAATGACTAAGTGATATCCAAGTTTATCTATATCTATTCCACAACATAGAAAATCTCTATGGATATGCTCAATAGTTTTCATGACCTAACTCTGAAGTTTAAAGAGAGACATCCAATATGTTGAATGGTCGTGAATACTAAGTTAAGTCGTAACATAAGTCTACCACCTTGAGACAGGAGCTTAGTTTTCCACGAGATTAGCTTTGATCTTATTCACATAATGACTTTCTCCCAATCTTGACACCAAGGATGCCTACCAAATATGGGGACACGGAGACAGGTCAAGGGCAATGAACCAGAAGAACATCCCAGACCTAAGCAAGAGAAATTTCCTGTAATTGCCCCCACTCTAGTAGAGTACATATAAGTCTTATGAGAATTTATCGAGAGACCTGAGATGCATTCAAAGAGGTAAAGTATGAGTTTAATAATCCTCATATCCTCAATGACTCCCACGGATATGATGATAAGTTCATCATCATATTGAAAAAGATTatactattataaaaaaaatctctgcTTACACAATATTTAGGTTTTTGCTATGTTGttcgtggtttatccattttttaaaatatatatatatatatttaggtgCTAAACTTTTTCAGAGTTTTCTATAGCAGCTAGCCACTGTTTCATTTCTCTTTACATTACTAGTGTTTTCGCCAAACAGTTTTACTTTAAAATGTCTTCATGTCAGACGTCAATGGCTTGATCCACACTGTGTCAATTAAGAGATCAGGACTATAATTAAAACATGTCCATTAATAGGAGCGCTGCAACTAGTGAAGTACTAAAGAAAATGTAGTGTTATGGTTCTAACAAGATGAGCTGGTGGAAACTGACAAGCTCAGAAGAGTTAAAGACAACCCATATGCTTCAAATAAAGCTCAAACCCCAGGCACTACGGAAGAGTTTTCATTAATAGAGATTAACTCGTTTTTGAGCAATTTATTCATCTGGTCCTTCCATGTTTGAACAAAACCACATGAAATGTATAAACGAATCACTACAAGTGTAGATGGAAAATGAAGAACATGAACAGCTGTGATTAGTGTTTACATTAGGAGTTAAGCAATGGCTACTCTCCATGGTCTAAGAATTCTGAACGCTCATCACATGTCCCGGTTCCACTGCTTATGAACtgtatttggtttttattgaagattttgtttttattttatgttattttatttggtaattAAGTGACTGAATATTTATGTCACAATACAATGAAACAGACATgagatagatttttttttcgaaCAATTTGCAATCTGAAGAAAATACTATTACATTGAGCAGTTCATAATTTCTGCCAAAAAGCAATAGCTCCATTGGTTTCCTCTAAAACTATAGTTCCTTGAGTTTTAAGTCTAAAATtatttgagtaaaaaaaaattggaattgGCAAGGTTAGAGAGaaatcatgtgtatttgtaataaatttg
This window encodes:
- the LOC120262860 gene encoding uncharacterized protein LOC120262860 → MAPPGPLFHPPPPASVAIGDDLWQLARVKMQTSLYAKFLGKSLPLDQVKLALADAWRDLGTFTMDDLPNGFYYVCCETPEMQNRLLWDGPWMVAGRILQLTPSFESFQPAFEKLALAAVWIQIYHLPIELWEKEILEVIASQFGRILKVDEHILDHSRMRYARICVELDLSRPLQQGTWVKYGDFSVFVLVLYEKLLVFSYRYGTVGHGKAHYAVSNP